The genomic stretch CTTCGGCGGCGACCCGGACGACGTGACGATCTTCGGCGAGTCGGCCGGCGGGCTGAGCGTCTGCGCGCACCTGATCTCGCCCGAGAGCGAAGGCCTCTTCCACCGCGCGATCAGCCAGAGCGGCCTCTGCGACAGCGTGCTCGACGACCTCTCGGACGCCGAGGCGGCGGGCGAGCGCTTCGCCGACGCGCTCTCCTGCGCCGACGCCGAGTGCCTCCGGGCGGCGAGCGTCGACGAGATCACCACCGCGGACGGCGCGGGCAGCGACCCCTTCGGCGAGGTCGGAGCCGAGCGCGCCTGGTGGCCCATCGTCGACGGCGCGGTGCTCGAGGGAGACTTCCGGACCGAGATCGAGCGCGGCGCGTTCCTCAACGTGCCGACGATCGTCGGCTGGAACGCCGACGAGGGCACGCTCTTCGTGATGCTCGCCGAGCAGGCGGGCCAGGTCGCCGACGAGGCCGCCTACGACGAGGTGGTGCGCGCGATCGCGGCGCGCGCGGGCGTCGCCGCGGACGACGTCTTCGCGCAGTACCCGCTGGGCGACTACCCCGACCCGGGCGCCGCCAGCGCCGCGGTGATCGGGCACGCCACCCTCGCCTGCCCTTCACGGCGCGCCGCGCTCCTTCTCGAGGCGGCCGGCGTCGAGACGCGCGTGTATCACTTCACCTATCCCGACGCGGGCTTCCAGCTCCCGACCGAGCGCGAGCTCGGCGCGTTCCACTCGGCGGAGATCCAGTACGTCTTCGGTCACCCCTCGACGATCGGCCGACGCAGCTTCACCGGAGACGATCGCGCCTTGTACGAAGCGATGTCGCTGCGCTGGACCGACTTCGCCAGGGGCGCCCCGAGCCCCGACTGGCCGCGCTTCGGCGCGGACGAGACCCACCTCCGCCTCGACCGCGAGATCGCCACCGGATCCGCGGCCGACGCCGAGATGTGCGCGCTGTGGGACGGGGGCCGCTGAGATGCTGGAGCCGATCGCAGAGGGGGTCTGGGTCGCGCACACGCCACACGTGATGATGGGCCTGCACCTCGGCACGCGCATGACGGTGGTGCGTCTGGCCGACGGCCTCTGGGTCCACTCTCCGATCGGCCTCGGCGGGGGACTGCGCGAAGCGGTCGACGCCCTCGGCGAGGTCCGCCACGTGGTCGCGCCGAACGTCTACCATCACATGTACGTGCCGGAGGCGATGGCCGCGTGGCCCGACGCGACCCTGCACGCGCCAGCGAGCCTGCGAAAGAAGCGGCGCGACCTCGACATCCACCGGACGCTGAGCGAGGAGCGCGTCTGGGGCGACGCCCTCGAGCCGCTCACCATCGACGGCTGCATGCTCGAGGAGACGGTCTTCTTCCATCCCTCGACGCGCACCCTGGTCACCTCGGATCTGACCGAGAACTTCCAGTCCTGCGATCACCTCCCGACGCGCCTCTACCTCAAGGCGAGCGGCACCTACGGCAAGGTCGGCTGGCCACGCCCGCTTCGCCTGCTCTACCGCGATCGCCGCGCCGCGAGAGCGAGCGTAGAGCGCCTCCTCGCCTGGGACTTCGACCGCGTGGTGATCGCGCACGGCACCGACATCCTACGCGAAGGCGCAAAGGACGCCGTGCGGCGCACGTTCGAGTTCCTGTAACCCGTTCGTCCCATTCCGGGCTTCGACGCGAGCCTGCGACGGCACGAGGTCGCGCGGGTGCGCGAGATCGCCCCGGCCGACAGTGAGCACGGGACCGGCCGGTAGGACGTACCGGGGCGCGACTCCGCACGGCCAGCGCCGTGGGCACGAATGCGAAAATGTTCACGAATGCGAGTACGGACAGGAACAGGTGAACCAGCACGCGAACCGCAGGAGCGAGCACGCGAACTAGCACGGCACGGGCAGGAACGAGCACCCGTACGAGCACGGCACGGGCAGGACCGAGCACGCGTACGAGCACGGCACGGGCAGGAACGAGCACGCGTACGAGCACGCGAACGAGCACGCGTACGAGCACGCGTACGAGCACGCGTACGAGCACGCGTACGAGCACGCGAACGAGCACGCGAACGAGCACGCGAACGAGCACGCGAACGAGCACGCGTACAAGCACGCGTACAAGCACGCGAACGAGCACGGCACGGGCAGCAACGAGCACGGCACGGGCAGCAACGAGCACGGCACGGGCAGCAACGAGCACGGCACGGGCAGCAACGAGCACGCGAACGAGCACGCGAACGAGCACGGCACGGGCAGCAACGAGCACGGCACGGGCAGCAACGAGCACGCGAACGAGCACGGCACGGGCAGCAACGAGCACGCGAACGAGCACGGCACGGGCAGCGACGAGCACGGCACGGGCAGCAACGAGCACGGCACGGGCAGGAACGAGGCGGACCCGGATGCGGATGCCGAAGCGGACCCGGATGCGAATGCGGGCAGCCCCCATTCGGCGGCTGCTCCGCGGGGCGCGTAGTGACGGCGGGGCTCGCTTCGGTGCGCGCATGGGCGTTGAGTCGGAGCCTCGACGGAGACTGCGGAGGAGGACTCCGACCGAGGCCGGAGCCCCCCCTCCCTTCGCTCACCCGCGATGCATCAGCTTCCACAGCGTGGCACGCGCCTTGTCCGCCCAGTCCGCAGGCCCTTCGACCGCCTCGTCGCTCACGTACCCGAGCGCTGCGGCCGAGAGCAGCCACACGCGAGTCTCGCCCGCCGACCCGTAGGCCGTACCGAACCGCTCGCGCTCGTGTCCGCCGACCCGCTTCTCGCCTTCGGCCAGGTTGCCGACCACGCTCGCCGCGCTGTCCCTCATCTGCCGAGCGAGGTTCTTGTCGTGCTTCGCGACCTCCTCCCAGATCGGCTTCATCGAGCGCAGCCAAACGATCGCTTCTTCGGTGATCCGGAGCATCTGACTCATCCAGTCCAAGGCGACCCGGATGTCGACCTGACACCCTTCGTCCTCACCCGCCCGCCGCTGGGCGCGGGTGGGCTAGTCAAGGACGAGGGCCCGAAGGCCCGAAGCCAGCCGAAGGCTGGGGCCGCAGGCCTCCTTTACTCGCCCGCACGCGTCCGGCACCGTCGATGGCGGAGGACGAGTGTCATTGAACTTGCGGCGAGCGGGGCGCAGCGCCGCCTATCCCAGCGGGCGAGCCGAGAGCCTGTGACTCGCCAGCGATCACGGCAGCAAGACGGGCGCGGAGGCGGAGGCGGGCGCGGAGGCGGCGCGGAGGCGGGCGCGGAGGCGGACGCGGAGGCGGAGGCGGACGCGGAGGCGGGCGCGGAGGCGGAGGCGGAGGCGGGCGCGGAGGCGGGCGCGGAGGCGGAGGCGGGCGCGGAGGCGGTCGCGGATGCGGAAGCGGTCGCGGATGCGGAAGCGGTCGCGGATGCGGAAGCGGAGGCGGAAGCGGTCGCGGATGCGGAAGCGGTCGCGGAGGCGGTCGCGGAAGCCGCAGTGGAGGCCGAGCGACGCGAAACAGCGGCCGCCGCGGACTCAGCCGGAGCGACAGCAGCGGGCCCGTCTCGGAGCGAGCGGGGGTGAGGGGCATCGGCGGGCCCGGCGCGCTGGGCGCCGACGGCACGCGCGGAGAACCTC from Sandaracinaceae bacterium encodes the following:
- a CDS encoding carboxylesterase family protein; protein product: MLRPLPWMLLLAMLGATACDADAPSSDAGADASADDAGPPPAAPTADTALGPLEGLRGPAYQAFLGIPYAKPPVGALRWAPPEPPDAWTEPRTAIGRPPRCVQRALGLDLASQEDCLYLNVHTPDPRPEGAPVMVWLHGGAFLFGEGLQTDEGTAGDLLAATHGVVVVSLNYRLGPYGFLAHPALTAERGASGNYGLMDQRLALEWVRDNIAAFGGDPDDVTIFGESAGGLSVCAHLISPESEGLFHRAISQSGLCDSVLDDLSDAEAAGERFADALSCADAECLRAASVDEITTADGAGSDPFGEVGAERAWWPIVDGAVLEGDFRTEIERGAFLNVPTIVGWNADEGTLFVMLAEQAGQVADEAAYDEVVRAIAARAGVAADDVFAQYPLGDYPDPGAASAAVIGHATLACPSRRAALLLEAAGVETRVYHFTYPDAGFQLPTERELGAFHSAEIQYVFGHPSTIGRRSFTGDDRALYEAMSLRWTDFARGAPSPDWPRFGADETHLRLDREIATGSAADAEMCALWDGGR
- a CDS encoding DUF4336 domain-containing protein, with product MLEPIAEGVWVAHTPHVMMGLHLGTRMTVVRLADGLWVHSPIGLGGGLREAVDALGEVRHVVAPNVYHHMYVPEAMAAWPDATLHAPASLRKKRRDLDIHRTLSEERVWGDALEPLTIDGCMLEETVFFHPSTRTLVTSDLTENFQSCDHLPTRLYLKASGTYGKVGWPRPLRLLYRDRRAARASVERLLAWDFDRVVIAHGTDILREGAKDAVRRTFEFL
- a CDS encoding four helix bundle protein, whose protein sequence is MSQMLRITEEAIVWLRSMKPIWEEVAKHDKNLARQMRDSAASVVGNLAEGEKRVGGHERERFGTAYGSAGETRVWLLSAAALGYVSDEAVEGPADWADKARATLWKLMHRG